Sequence from the Saccharopolyspora pogona genome:
GGATTCGACGCCGTCGCGCTGCAGAAGTACCACTGGGTGGAGCGCATCGACCACGTGCACACCGCCGGGAACTCTTCCGGCGTCGTCGACGGTGCCGCGCTGGCCCTGATCGGCGGCGAAGCCCTCGGCGAACGCACCGGGCTGCGCCCCCGCGCCCGGATCGTCGCCGCCGCCCTCAGCGGCGCCGACCCGACGATCATGCTGACCGGGCCAGGCCCGGCGGTGCGCAAGGCGCTGGGCAAGGCAGACCTGAGCATCGACCAGATCGACCTGATCGAGATCAACGAGGCCTTCGCCGCGGTCCCGCTGAAGTTCATGAAGGAATTCGGCGTGAGCCACGACAACGTCAACGTCAACGGCGGGGCCATCGCCATGGGCCACCCGCTGGGCGCCACCGGGGCGATGATCCTGGGCACCCTCATCGACGAGCTGGAACGCCGCAACCTGCGCTACGGCCTGGCGACGCTGTGCATCGGCGGCGGCATGGGGATCGCGACTGTCGTCGAACGGATCGGCTGAAGGACACATCACACATGAGCGAGCAGAACACCATCCGCTGGGAGTCCGACGCCGACGGCATCGTCGTGCTGACCCTGGACGACCCCCAGCAGCAGGCCAACACCATGAACGAGCGCTACCAGCGCAGCATGGCGGAAACCGTGCAGCGCCTGGAGGACGAGCGCGACAACATCACCGGCGTCGTCCTCACCTCCGCGAAGCGCACCTTCTTCGCCGGCGGTGACCTCCGCGAGCTGGTCCAGGCGCGGCCCGGCGACGCCGAACGGGTCGCCGAGACCACCACCGGCGTCAAGCGGCAGCTGCGCCGCCTCGAAACCCTCGGCGTGCCGGTGGTCGCCGCGCTGGGCGGCACCGCCCTCGGCGGCGGCCTGGAGATCGCGCTGGCGTGCCACCACCGCATCGCGCTGAAGAACCCCGAGGCCCGCTTTGGGTTCCCCGAGGTCACTCTCGGCCTGCTGCCCGGCGCCGGCGGCGTGGTCCGCACGGTCCGCCTGCTCGGCATCGCCGACGCGCTGCTCAACGTGCTGCTGCAGGGCCAGCGGCTGCGGCCCGAGAAGGCCGCGGAGATCGGCATCGTCGACCAGCTCGTCGACACGCCGGAACAGCTGCTGACCGACGCCAAGGAATGGATCAAGGCCAACCCCGAGGCCGCACAGCCGTGGGACCGGCCCGGGCACAAGATTCCCGGCGGCACACCGTCGAACCCGAAGTTCGCCGCGAACCTCCCGGCGTTCCCCGCCAACCTCCGCAAGCAGCTCAAGGGCGCGCCGCTGCCGGCCCCGCGCAACATCCTGGCCGCCGCGGTGGAAGGCGCGCAGGTCGACTTCGACACCGCGCTCACCATCGAGGGCCGCTACTTCGTGGAACTGGTTTGCGGCCAGACCGCCAAGAACATGAGCAAGGCGTTCTTCTTTGACCTCCAGCACATCAACTCCGGCGGCAGCCGCCCAGCCGGTGAACCCGAGTGGCGGGCGGAGAAGGTCGCGGTGCTCGGCGGCGGCATGATGGGCGCCGGTATCGCCTACGCGTGCGCCAAGGCCGGTATGAAGGTCGTACTCAAGGACATCTCGCTGGCCGCGGCCGGGAAGGGCAAGGACTACTCGGCGAAGCTGCTGGAGAAGGCCGTCGCCAAGGGCCGCTCGACGCAGGCCAAGGCCGACGAGCTGCTGGCCCGGATCACGCCCACCGACCAGCTCGAACCGCTGGCCGGCTGCGACCTGGTCATCGAAGCCGTCTTCGAGGACCCGAAGATCAAACATCAGGTGTACGCGGAGGTGCAGGACGTCGTCGAAGGCGACGCGCTGATCGCCTCCAACACCTCCACGCTGCCGATCACGGGCCTCGCCGAGGGCGTACGCCGCCGCGAGGACTTCATCGGCCTGCACTTCTTCTCCCCGGTCGACAAGATGCCGCTGGTGGAGATCATCTGCGGCGAGCACACCAGCGAGCGGGCCTTGGCGCGCGCGTTCGACGTCGTGCAGCAGATCAACAAGACGCCGATCGTGGTCAACGACAGCCGCGGCTTCTTCACCAGCCGCGTCATCGGCACCTTCGTCAACGAGGGCGTGTCGATGCTCGCCGAAGGCGTGCACCCGGCGTCCATCGAGCAGGCCTCGGCGCAGGCCGGGTTCCCGGCGCCCGTCCTGCAGCTTTTCGACGAGCTGACCCTGACGCTGGCGCGCAAGATCCGCGACGAGACCAAGCGCGCCGTCGAGGCGGCCGGCGGAACCTGGACCCCGCACCCGGCAGAGCAGGTGCTCGACCGCATGGTCGACGAGTTCGACCGCAAGGGCCGTTCCAGCGGCGCCGGTTTCTACGACTACGTCGACGGCAAGCGGGTCGGGTTGTGGCCGGGGCTGGTCGAGCACTTCGGCGGGGCCGAGCGGGATCCGGCCGAGGTGAGCCTGACCGACCTCACGGAGCGGATGCTGTTCGTGGAGTCGCTGGAAACCGTCAAGTGCCTCGACGAGGGCGTGCTGCGGTCGGTCCCGGACGCCAACATCGGATCGATCCTCGGCATCGGGTTCCCCACCTGGACCGGCGGTGTCGTGCAGTACATGAACGGCTACCCGGACGGGCTGGCCGGATTCGTCGCGCGCGCCCGGGAACTGGCGGAACGCTACGGGCAGCGGTTCGAGCCGCCGGCCTCGCTGGTCCACCGGGCCGAGGCGGGGGAGCCGTTCGACCTCGGCGAACCCGACGCGGCCATCGTCGCCGCTACGGCGGCGTGATGCGCGAGCCGGCGTAGACGCCGAACTCGTCGAGCAGTTCCTCCACCACCAGCAGCGCGAAGCGGGTCTGCTTGCCCTGGGCGGCGGCGACGGCCGTGGCCAACGCCTGGACGACCGAGGTGAACGCGGTCAGCGACCGCAGCACCGACACCCCGGTCGTGTCCAGGTAGAGGGCGTGGTCGGCGTCGCCGACCAGGGGCGAGGCCGGGTTGTCGGTGAGCGCGATGGTCGTCGCGCCCCGGCGCTTCGCCCAGCCGAAGGCCCGCACCGTGTCCGCGCTGTAGCGGTGGATAAAGAGCGCGACGAAGCAGTCCCCGTCGCCGACGCGGCGCAGTTCGTCGGTGAGCATGCCGGGGTTCTGCGCCAGCGTCGCGACGTCGTCGCGCACCATGCCCAGCAGGTAACCCAGCAGGAACGCGGGGGGAGAAGCACTTCCGCAGCCCAGCACGTGCACGCGGGGCGCGGAGCCGAGCGCGGCCACTGCTGCGTCCCAGCTCGGCCGGTCCACGCGGGACAGGCTGCGTGCGATGTTGGCCTGGTCGAACGCCATGGCCAGTTCGAGCGGGTTCCGCGACTGGTCGATGAACGACTCCAGGTTCGACAGCCGCCGCAGCGGCTGCGCTTGCTCCTACAACCGCTGCCGGCGCAACCGCGTGAGCCCCGGACAGCCGTCCAGGAACGCCTGCCGCAGCCCGGGGGGGGGGGGGGGGGGGGGGGGGGCATAGCCGCGAAGCCGCAGGCAGTTGCGGGCGATGCGGTCCGCCAACTCGCCATTGTGGACGGACCCGTGGCACATGTTCAACGGACCCTGGTGGGTTTCGCTGACCACCCGCGGGTGATCGCGCAGCGGTCGCAGCGCCGTGAGGTGCTCGGTCATCGTCCACGACGCAGACGGCCTCGCCGACTACCTGCTCGACCAGCACGGAATCGGGGTGCTCTCCGGCGCCGCCTTCGACGCGATCCGGCCGGACTGCGGTTCCGCGCCGCAACCAGCCTACTCTACGTGACCATCGACGAACAGCGCTGGATGACGCTGCACAGCGACGATCCGACCGCGCTGCCTTGGATCGAGGACGCGCTCGCGCAGCTGACCACCGCACTGGACGCGATCCGGAAATCCTGAGCGGCCAACGGGAAAGGCGCCGGGACCGCACGGTCCCGGCGCCTCTTCCGGCTGGCCGTGATCAGCCCATCTTGGGGTGGTCGACGACCGGCGCGTTGACGCAGTTGTTGATCTGTGGCGACAGCAGCGACACCACGGCGCCGAGTACGGCGACGTTGTTGCCGCAGGCCTGCACCGGGACGGCGCTGGCGTTGTTGTCGTCCAGCAGGTTGACGCCGTGGTTGTTCGGATCGTCGATCAGCGCAGCGGGCGGGTGACGCTGTCGATCGTCGGGAGCTGCCCGGTGATCCGGTGCACCGGAGCCTGCGGGAGGCGACCGGTGGCCTGCTGGGTGAGGTCGTTCGCCGCCGTGCCCAAGCCGCCGTTCAGCTCGGAGGTCACCGGAAGCTTGCCGACCGCTGGTAGGAGCCTCGCCGCCTGCGGTAGGGCGACCGGCGCACCGGGGCGCAGGTCGTTTTGCAGGACGGGAGCAACGGCACCGACTGGGTTGGCCAGCGGTTCCGTCTCATAGCCGTGGGCGGCGGTCAGGTCGATCGCGGTGTCCAGCGCCGACGTGCCCTGGTGGCCGGGCTCGCGCGGGCCGACCTCGGTGTCCAGCAAAGCGGCGTGCGGTACGTGTTCGGTGACGGCGCCGAGGTGTTTCGGGACCACCGAACCACCGACGACCGGGCGGGTCTTGGTCATCTGCTCGACGCGGGTGGTCTCGGCGAAGACATGCTCGAGCACCTGGTTCGGCTTGCCAGGGGCGAGCAGCGGGCGGCCGTCCCGCAACTCGCCGCCCATTCCGTGGGCAGTGGTCGTGATGTCCGCGCCCACCTTCTTGACCAGGTTTGGGGTGTTCACGTGCAGTTCGGTGTCCGCGCACGGAGCCTTGGTCGGGCCGTACCCGGGGCCGTCCTGTAGCTGGCAGGCGTTCAACGGGGCGAGGATCCCGATTTGGTCCGGAACGGACGACAGGTCCGGCTTCGGGAGGGCGGTGCTCTCCGCGGCAGCGGTGGCACCGGTCCCGACTGCGGCGAACCCCGCGGCTACAACGGCTGCCTTCACTGTGCGCGTGGTCCAGGGGCGCAAGATTTGTTCTCCTTGGGTCTGACGTGTTGGCACGGCTGACTCGGTATCGGAGACCCCTCCGCCGATCTTGAGCCCATATCCAGCCCAACCGCCTGAACGAGTGAGTTTCACGCAGACTCACGGCGCTCACTGAGCGACGGAATCCCGCAAACCGCCGCCTCGGGCCCGCGTCCGGAGCCCCTCGGGGACCGGCGCCGACAAGCACCGGACATGGCGCCCCGGCCCGTCGGCGGATGGCAGAAAGGTTCCCATGCTCCGGAAACGCGGGACGGCGTCCGGTGTGGATGACAGGAAGGTTCCCATGCTGCAACGGCACGAGAGGTGTGCTGGCAGGCGTTAGGTGACAGGAAGGTTCCCTTGCTGCGGAAACGCCGGGAGCTATTGGCACGCGGGTGGCAGGAAGGTTCCCTTGCTCCAAGGCTAGCCCGGGTGCGCGGTGGGTTTCCTGTGCGTGTCGGGGTGGCCGGATGTGTCAAAGGTTCGGGGCGAGGCTGGGGGCGAACAGTTCCATCAGATGGCTCGTGGCTTGCTCCGCGGTGATATCCGGGCGGCGGTCCCGCCACAGGGCGAGCCGCTCGCAGGCGCCGATGATCGCCTCCGTGAACGCTTCCAGCCGCACCGGATCGAGATCTGGGCGCGCGGCCCCGAGCAGTCCGGAGGTGAATTCCATCTGTTGCATCCGGATCGCTTCCAGTTCGGTGCTCACCGATGCGCTCGGGACCGCGGACTCGTTGCGCAGCAGGGCCCAGGCCTGGGCGTGTTCGTCGCTGAACTTGAAGAACGCCAGCAAGCAGTCGCGCAGCAACTGCTCGGGGGTGTCGGCGCCGGCAGCCGCGACCGTGGTGGCTTCCAGCAGTTCGCGCTTGGATCGCTGCAGGCAGGCGAGCAGCAGCCCTTCCTTCGAACCGAAGTACTCGTAGAGCATCGGCTTGGACAGGCCAACCCGCGCCGCGATGTCGTCCATCGACGTGCCCTGGTAGCCGTCGGTTGCGAACACCTGTTCGGCGACGGCGAGGATCTGCCGTTCCCGCTCGGCTCGGGGCATCCGCTTGCGTCCGGTGGTCGGTGCCTGCTGCGTCTCCACGAAAATCACCCTACCGTAAGTAACCTACCCATAGTAAGCTACTGTTGAGTAGATCAGTCGTGCTGGGGTCCGGAGGAGGACCTGATGGCGCAACGGCAAACGCGGGGCCAGCGCAGTTACCCGACCAAGGTGATCATCGTCGGGACCGGTTTCTCCGGGCTCGGGATGGCGATCCGGCTCAAGCAAGCCGGGATCGACGACTTCATCGTGCTGGAGAAGGCCGCAGACCTCGGCGGCACCTGGCGGGACAACACCTATCCGGGCTGCGCCTGCGACGTGCCGTCCCTGATGTACTCCATCTCGTTCGAGCAGAACCCGTCCTGGTCCCGAATGTTGCCAGGCAGGGCGAGATCTCCGACTACCTGCAGCACTGCGCGGGCAAGTACCAGGTGCGCGACCACACCCACTATGGCGTGGAGTTCACCGGTGCCGAATACGACGAGTGCAACGGCACCTGGACGGTGTCCACTGCGGACGGAACGGAGTACTTCGGTCGCGCGCTGGTGTCCGGCGTCGGCGCCCTGCGCATCCCGAGCTACCCGGAACCGCCCGGCGTGGAGAGCTTCGAGGGTGAGGTGTTCCACTCCGCCGAGTGGAACCACGACTACGACCTTGAGGACAAGTGGGTCGCGGTGATCGGCACCGGTGCCAGCGCCATCCAGTTCGTGCCGCGCATCGCCAAGAAGGTCTCTCAACTCCACCTGTTCCAGCGCACTTCGCCGTGGGTGACCCTGCTGGTTAATTCTCGGGTCGGGTGAGGGGGTGTTAGGTGGGGCCAGGATTATGATCTTGCGGCAGTCTTGTGGTGTCTGTCCGCAGGATGGAGTTCGTGGTGTCGGTGCAGCCGCGGCCTTGGCCGAAGCCGGTCCCGGAGATCGCCGCCGCGATCCGGGCGATGTACAGCGGGCGACGTGAGCTGCCCCTTGCCGTGCGGGTCCGGGATCAGCTCGGTGAGCTGTTCTCGGACGCGGAGTTCGCCGCGGCGTTCGGGATTCGGGGTAAGCCCGGCTTCTCACCGGGTCTGCTGGCCATGATCACGGTGCTGCAGAAGGCGGAGAACCTGACCGACCGGCAGGCCGCCGATGAGGTGCGCACCAACCTGGCCTGGAAGTACGCCTTGGGGC
This genomic interval carries:
- a CDS encoding 3-hydroxyacyl-CoA dehydrogenase NAD-binding domain-containing protein, with amino-acid sequence MSEQNTIRWESDADGIVVLTLDDPQQQANTMNERYQRSMAETVQRLEDERDNITGVVLTSAKRTFFAGGDLRELVQARPGDAERVAETTTGVKRQLRRLETLGVPVVAALGGTALGGGLEIALACHHRIALKNPEARFGFPEVTLGLLPGAGGVVRTVRLLGIADALLNVLLQGQRLRPEKAAEIGIVDQLVDTPEQLLTDAKEWIKANPEAAQPWDRPGHKIPGGTPSNPKFAANLPAFPANLRKQLKGAPLPAPRNILAAAVEGAQVDFDTALTIEGRYFVELVCGQTAKNMSKAFFFDLQHINSGGSRPAGEPEWRAEKVAVLGGGMMGAGIAYACAKAGMKVVLKDISLAAAGKGKDYSAKLLEKAVAKGRSTQAKADELLARITPTDQLEPLAGCDLVIEAVFEDPKIKHQVYAEVQDVVEGDALIASNTSTLPITGLAEGVRRREDFIGLHFFSPVDKMPLVEIICGEHTSERALARAFDVVQQINKTPIVVNDSRGFFTSRVIGTFVNEGVSMLAEGVHPASIEQASAQAGFPAPVLQLFDELTLTLARKIRDETKRAVEAAGGTWTPHPAEQVLDRMVDEFDRKGRSSGAGFYDYVDGKRVGLWPGLVEHFGGAERDPAEVSLTDLTERMLFVESLETVKCLDEGVLRSVPDANIGSILGIGFPTWTGGVVQYMNGYPDGLAGFVARARELAERYGQRFEPPASLVHRAEAGEPFDLGEPDAAIVAATAA
- a CDS encoding MurR/RpiR family transcriptional regulator is translated as MAFDQANIARSLSRVDRPSWDAAVAALGSAPRVHVLGCGSASPPAFLLGYLLGMVRDDVATLAQNPGMLTDELRRVGDGDCFVALFIHRYSADTVRAFGWAKRRGATTIALTDNPASPLVGDADHALYLDTTGVSVLRSLTAFTSVVQALATAVAAAQGKQTRFALLVVEELLDEFGVYAGSRITPP
- a CDS encoding TetR/AcrR family transcriptional regulator, producing the protein METQQAPTTGRKRMPRAERERQILAVAEQVFATDGYQGTSMDDIAARVGLSKPMLYEYFGSKEGLLLACLQRSKRELLEATTVAAAGADTPEQLLRDCLLAFFKFSDEHAQAWALLRNESAVPSASVSTELEAIRMQQMEFTSGLLGAARPDLDPVRLEAFTEAIIGACERLALWRDRRPDITAEQATSHLMELFAPSLAPNL